The Procambarus clarkii isolate CNS0578487 chromosome 42, FALCON_Pclarkii_2.0, whole genome shotgun sequence nucleotide sequence tctttgtaaagctctccggagATAACTTTGTAAAGCTCTGtggagatatctttgtaaagttctccggagatatctttgtaaagctctccggagatatctttgtaaagctctccggagatatctttgtaaagctctctGGAGATATATTTGTAAAGTtctccggagatatctttgtaagGCTCTCCGGAGATACCTTTGTGaagctctccggagatatctttgtgaagctctccggagatatctttgtaaagttctccggagatatctttgtaaagctctccggagatatctttgtGAAGCTCTCCGGAGGTATCTTTGTAAAGctccggagatatctttgtaaacctctccggagatatctttgtaaagctctccggagatatctttgtaaacGTCTCCGGAGATATCTTCttgagttccttgcacacttcaGTGTCGTTTTCCGTAAGAATTCCGCTGTCTGTTACCGCACAGTTTTCTCAAACAGCTTTGGTTATGTGATATAAAATTTGACATTATCCACATTActcttgatattattattattgctgtgATTAACGTCATAGGGACTTTACGCTGGCGCCCCATATTCTTGAACTGGTCTAACATATGTAGTAAGCGATTTCCTGAATTATTTATTcagatttctaaaggcagttcttgtgTGTGCAACCTAGTTTTTGCGACTgttgattatatatatgtgtgtgtgtgtttgtgtgtgtgtatgtgtgtgtgtgtgtgtgtgtgtgtgtgtgtgtgtgtgtgtgtgtgtgtgtgtgtgtatgtgtgtgtgtgtgtgtgtgtatgtgtgtgtgtgtgtgtgtgtgtctgtgtgtgtgtgtgtgtgtgtgtgtgtgtgtgtatgtgtgtgtgtgtgtgtgtgtgtgtgtgtgtgtgtgtgtgtgtgtgtgtgtgtgtgtgtgtgtgtgtgtgtgtgtgtgtgtgtgtgtgtgtgtgtgtgtgtgtgtgtgtgtgtgtgtgtgtgtgtgaagggaaggTGGGGCCAAAGAAACAGATGGATATATGTTTTTTCCTGGATGCTGTGGGAGGAAGGACAATGACAGAGAGACACCAGTAAAAACCTGGCCaaaataaacacaaaataaaACAGAAACGCAGCAACAGGGACAAAATGTGCGGGGAAGAATGGGTGTAAAAATTAAACGTGAGTAATACTTAAACATGTTCTGAGCAAAATGTGCTCAATACACATGGAGATGATACAGAGAGTGAGAGGGAAAGGgggagacaaacagacagagagacagacagacacagacagacagacaggcagacagacaagaAGGAGAGTGTGACGTATTTAAGAGTATCATAAGTtactgttatcttgaggtaaCAGACAAGAGGGAGAGTGTGACGTAATTAAGAGTATCATAAGttactgttatcttgaggttatctttagatgatttcggggcttggcgtccccgcggcccggtcctcgaccaggcctcctttttgtgttacacatccccaggaagcagaccgtagcagctgtctaatgtcCAGGtaattatttactgctaggtgaacaggtgcatcagggacatagaaactctgcccatttgtttccgcctacgCCGGGGATCGTACCCGGAATCTTAGgtactacgaataccgagcgctttCCACTCAACCGTCAGGCAAAAAATATAGGAAATATTTCATTTTAGTTGCCAACAGAaataaggaagggagggagggggggagggatagtGAGGacaagtgggaggggggggtgagggtgagaagggggtgggagagagaggagtagaagagagggagaagggaagtAAAGGGGAGAGTTGAATAGGTAAGAGAGTGTGGAAAGGAGGAATTGGTGGAAGAGGGATTAGtaggagagaagagaggtgagAGGGGAAAGTGGCAGAGGTGGGAGAGAAGATAAATTGAATGGGAGGAAAAGGGGAGAAAGGAGGAGAAGAGAGACCCGAGCACCACCGGATACCCCCAGGTAATCTTCAATAAAATCTTGGTATCGTGTATACAAACGAATTCACTTGAAACACAAGACAAATACAAAACATCACCACTGATGTTGCTGTGTCGTGATGCTAAacaggagcgagagagagagaattacagGAAGAGTGATAGTTACGGACATTTATGGTGAGCGACCATAAACGGCTGTAACGACCGGATCACATTAATCACCAGATCATTTACTCTCATTAACTCTGAGCCGAGATGGGCGGTGAATGGGGCAATGGTTCCCATTGTTATTGATCGCTTTACAACCACGCttattggtagtggtggttctctctctctctctctctctctctctctctctctctctctctctctctctctctctctctcactctctctctctctcactctcgctctcgctatcgctctctgtctctctgtctctctctctctctctctctctctctctctctctctctctctctctctctctctctctctctctctctctctctctctctctctctctctctctctctctctctctctctctctctctctctctctctctctctctcttctctctctctctctctctctctctctctcgctctctagatatatattatatgtataactGTAAATTCGAAGGCCCTTGAAGGATTCATattttgttgtaatccacaagttagtaggaattattcgctaaaggatcattactacaacacttaacgaatgatgattggaagtacatgttaagtagacagactatgaatcacatatctaagaaaggtcaatggattaagaccgcagctacttagccaaattaataattcctggaaagaggaattcttcttcttcaggcttctaggaacaagattaccgcttctagggataaggttaatcggattataccttccttgagaggcggggtgaaatggttgaagtagatggctgattggagccagtctgattgtggaagttgaactgagaagtcctctggatctccgttgtggcagcagcgaagtgtagcagacagctatgcgagaacctgatgtgatcttagtgaccaggtcaagtctgcagtatgtgagtattggttgaaagactaaccgggtgtggagtgttgtaataatcattccgtattagggacttaggcggaagttacgagtgtgggtggtgatcgcggaggtcaagtggtctatgggtattagaagtgtatttacctaatagagtatgttaatatgtcattatttgtcagagtctattctttgtaattaaatgacaaaacccaacggcctttaaataccttccatctgtcccctcatagtgttcctggtttggttggtgagggaatgttagggaattggtagacgacatatttggtggcagcgcaaacaggttttggaacactttgcgagatgaaggaagtgtgtttctggtttagttggtgagggaatgttcgggaaatggtagacgtcgggttgtggtgagaatgggggttactagatggaggaaagaagggtcaggtaagACCAGGTCAGAGAAGTTAGTTAATTAaatggactaggccattgtggggcacatgtggggtttatttctttcagttccagattcccgcaacgagagacggctaagatgcaagtctggatCACTGAATCATCGGGaggcaaaacaagtgcagtgttcgtagtgcggattatacagagtggcgaggtaaactagcgcgggtgaatgtagactagcgtgggccatgtgcgggacAAGTGTGGGCCGAGTGGGCCGCACCATGGGGCTTGTTATATATCGTTGGTATGGCagtaatagtgagaaaccgttgctaagggcaaagcaagcgtgaaaactacgtaatttgaaGTCAATTAAATATCATCACGTAAAGTGTAAAcctaatattttaaagataattaaatattacgtaaagattcgagcgatttcaggcgttacatcgatacagaaaataggcgaagtgaattgtgaactcctaggcatagcgagcgacgcgtaatttgacgtctggagttcgatgtctcgtgtaccgtagagagggccatggagatttttttgtgggtgcaggtagcattatggagagtgttaccgtgggacacggggagcgtgtcccgttggtgggggtgtgtgacgTTGGGACGTGGCGACGcagtgtgtattggcgtttggacgccgggagtagtgcatggttgtgtattggtgtttggacgccaagtgtagtgcatggttgtgtattggcgtttgtacgccggggtgtgtagtgtaatgcacgtaataataataataataattttttatttaggtaaggtacatacataaagggatttacaaagtttgttggctttatagatagagctagtacatacaatgcctaaagccactattacgcaaagcgtttcgggcaggaaaaacattaatgactacagcttaaaactaatgggtaaaaagaaaatatgtgatgagtacatataaaaaatagaggtaaaagaggggggaacattgttgaaaaagcagcacaaatacaattacaaattattacagaaaattacattcaaacagcgttgatttgaaaaaaaaaaaacatacatgggttgacaacaggggggtaaggtgggttacatggaatttattaggtatagcttcgtttttaacttaaactggttgagagaggtacagtctttaacatggttgggaaggtcattccacattctgggccccttgatttgtagagcatttctggtttgatttagtcgtactctaggaatatcaaaactgtatttatttctcgtGTACtggcttattaaacgccagcgtaatgcatagtatttactgtagtgaaatgtgcatgttttgacagttgatattatggatgtagtatagtgcatgacattgttggcattgtagcgccaaggtgtagcattacTGGTTATTGTAacaccgtgtgttgtgttgatggcgttggagacgccgggtgttgtgttgatggcgttggagacgccgggtgttgtgttgatggcgttggggacgccgtgtgtggtgatgatggcgttggggacgcagtgtgttgtgttgatggcgttggggacgccgtgtgtggtgttgatggcgttggggacgccgggtgttgtgttgatggcgttggagacgccgggtgttgtgttgatggcgttggggacgccgtgtgttgtgttgatggcgttggggacgcagtgtgtggtgttgatggcgttggggacgccgtgtgtggtgttgatggcgttggggacgccgggtgttgtgttgatggcgttggggacgccgggtgttgtgttgagggcgttggggacgccgggtgttgtgttgatggcgttggggacgccgtgtgttgtgttgatggcgttggggacgccgggtgttgtgttgatggcgttggggacgccgggtgttgtgttgagggcgttggggacgccgggtgttgtgttgatggcgttggggacgccgggtgttgtgttgagggcgttggggacgccgggtgttgtgttgagggcgttggggacgccgggtgttgtgttgatggcgttggggacgccgggtgttgtgttgagggcgttggggacgccgggtgttgtgttgagggcgttggggacgccgggtgttgtgttgagggagttggggacgccgggtgttgtgttgatggcgttggggacgccgggtgtggtgttgagggcgttggggacgccgggtgttgtgttgagggcgttggggacgccattgggtggtgtagtgtagtggcgtttggacgcctggtatggagtgtggtgttgtggagtatatggtggcgcaggggcgccaggtagtggtcggtaaggtgagtattggcgtagcaaggttaATTTTTATCTCTCTTATCTTATAATTCTTTATCTTataatttttatataattttaatcTCCACTtcctgcgttaggacgcaggaagtggttgtagggatgtgtggcgttatattgaggtcatcagtggttgggatgaccagaggtaatggtgtgtcggagtgggtaagtcttatggataagatgaaatgtggataattgcaggagttggtggctgcagtaggcgagccaagtcgatatatctagcaagactcataaaagactaataaaaaattcattattctcattaaaattttcattaattatgtcggagtgggtaagtcttattgataagattacaaggtagaacttcaaaatttcaggtgttggtggttgcagtgggcgagcgaagtagatatactaatttcttattaagttgttacaggaatctcgctagaggcgagccagtggcagtatgatgttttagtgacataagtgtgaaattatgttaatgaggtatttattgtgataatatatgtgtatgtatatactgtatattacctcatcggcaccattactgagtgttaggcttgagaaggtcccccgggatcatgtaacagagcttcaggtagagtagaagggaagccatgaggctacactcagtaattctagaaaaaaaggggggaggaagtgaagccaacgtgacgttataggcgaaattcgccccctgacatcaaagcagggataagggccagctgcaatggttttgcagctgcgctcaggctatatacggggagagagtaaggagccgagggggttatgtaataatgggatcgagccagggggctccgagggaatattttgcaggaacagcggtcgggaaggtgtgaatacaggtggacacactctgggcagatgggcctagagtaatgtgctacagctgtggtgagcacagcaaggaaggatgaccagagagctgtgaggtatctacagcgttctggggttggtgccctggaacgagatggcagcatagacccgagggaacatgtccCTGggataggaatctccgttgctctggaggccaggatcacgttagctcagagcaacgatgggccaTTGACAACATTTACCAagttggacagcctgggttttgtctgggtcatggaggatctatgacctagcaaccatgggacacggatcataagaaggaaagtgaaacgccatgcaacctctgaagaaacaactaacacaacacctataccccctattagactattttacaggaacttctttaacacagcccataaaacggaggaaagggtcctgaaagatattgtcagtagaaacgttatccctacagacaaaaatcagaagatacaactgacgatttactataaaaccagaaaaacggccagcctactcatgagaaactctccagacacaaagcagaccgctttaaaagagaccaacgtcgtctatgccttcaaatgcactcttggggactgtaagcctcaaaaaacccagtatataggcaagacaacaacatctctttccaggcgtttaacgatgcataagccacagggctccattaaggaacatataatctcttcccacaaacaaaccatcaccagagaaatcttagcaaacaacacagaaatcatcgatagatacagcgatagcaggcggctagacgtctgcgaggcactacacatcaagaagtcaacaccagcaatcaacagccaattaatgcacaactatattctacccacttcaagactccgctccaatatagaagcatcaagaaatatggaccaataggctttctacaattacttccattcaatacccattgtttcgtgttctgtcttgtgttagaatttaatacccatttaatacccattgttgaaagttcgttttcacctcatccacctcacccaaatgtagatataaactcgaagatgtgcaaagctctattcagtttcagttgtgtgtttgtaaactaaagtcttcgaaaatgtaataagttctatgaaaCGCGCTGAAGTGTCGCGTAAGACTagaattaaaaatgaattttggagaattgatctttgaattaccatcaacagtgaaaagaaacataagaaagatagagaaaattcgtgttagaattattaatcttactttttcggtcatatttaataatatatgtctacaggaaagactactaccaaaatatactaatatatatatatatatatatatatatatatatatatatatatatatatatatatatatatatatatatatatatatatatatatatatatatatatatatatatatatatatatatatatatttatatttatatatatgtcgtacttagtagccagaacgcacttctcagcctactatgcaaggcccaatttgcctaataagccaagttttcatgaattaattgtttttcgactaccaaacctacctaacctaacctaacctaactttttcggctacctaacctaacctaatctataaagataggttaggttaggttaggttcggtcatatatctacgttaattttaactgcaatacaaaaaaattatcctcatacataatgaaatgggtatctttatcatttcataagaaaaaaaatagagaaaatatattaattcaataaaacttggcttattaggcaaatcgggtcttgcaaagcaggccgagaagtgcgttctggctactaggtacgacatatatatatatatatatttatatatatatatatatatatatatatatatatatatatatatatatatatatatatatatatagatatatatatatatatatatatatatatatatatatatatatatatatatatatatatatatgtcgtacctaatagccagaacgcacttctcagcctactattcaaggcccgatttgcctaataagccaagttttcatgaattaatgttttttcgtctacctaacctacctaacctaacctaacctaactttttttggctacctaacctaaccttacctataaatataggttaggttaggttaggtagggttggttagtttcggtcatatatctacgttaattttaactccaataaaaaaaaattgacctcatacatagagaaaagggttgctttatcatttcataagaaaaaaattatagtaaatatattaattcaggaaaacttggcttattaggcaaatcgggccttgaatagtaggctgagaagtgagttctggctactaggtacgacatatatatatatatatatatatatatatatatatatgtcgtacctagtagccagaactcactttttggcctactattcaaggcccgatttgcctaataagccaagttttcctgaattaatatattttttctaatttttttcttatgaaatgataaagctacccatttcattatgtatgaggtcaatttttttttattggagttaaaattaacgtagatatatgaccgaacctaaccaaccctacctaacctaacctaacctatctttataggttaggtttggttaggtagccgaaaaagttaggttaggttaggttaggtaggttaggtagtcgaaaaacaattaattcatgaaaacttggcttattaggcaaatcgggccttgcatagtaggctgagaagtgcgttctggctactaggtacgatatatatatatatatatatatatatatatatatatatatatatatatatatatatatatatatatatatatatatatatatatatatatatatatatatatatatatatatatatatatgtatgtcgtacctagtagccacaacgcccttctcagcctactatgcaaggcccgatttgcctaataagccaagttttcatgaattaatatattttctctaatttttttcttatgaaatgataaagctaccaatttcattatgtatgaggtcaatttttttttattggagttaaaattaacgtagatatatgaccaaacctaaccaaccctacctaacctaacctaacctatctttataggttaggttaggttaggtagctgaaaaagttaggttaggttaggttaggtaggttaggtagtcgaaaaacaattatttcaggaaaacttggcttattaggcaaatcgggccttgcatagtaggctgagaagtgcgttctggctactaggtacgacatatatatatatatatatatatatatatatatatatatatatatatatatatatatatatatatatatatatatatatatatattattaaatatgaccgaaaaagtaagattaataattctaacacgaattttctcaatctttcgtacattacgcttcactgttggaggtaaatcaaaaatcaattctccaaaattcatttttatttctagtctgacgcgacacgggcgcgtttcgtaaaacttattacattttcaaagactttagttcacaaatacacaactgaatagaacttacgtatcaccgattttatatctacatttgagtgaggtggaaggggtgatgtggcattaacacaagacagaacaaaatgtggtattaatagggtattaatttcatcaacacaagacagaacaagggtattaatagggtattaatttcatcaacacaagacagaacacgaaacaatggatattgaatagaagtgtttgtagaaagcctattggtccatatttcttgatgcttctatattggagcggagtcttgaggtgggtagaatatagttgtgcaataattggctgttgattgctggtgttgacttcttgatgtgtagtgcctcgcaaacgtcaagccgcctgctatcgctgtatctatcgatgatttctgtgttgtttactaggatttctctggcgatggtttggttgtgggaagagattatatgttccttaatggagccctgttgcttatgcatcgttaaacgcctagaaagagatgttgttgtcttgcctatatactgggttttttggagcttacagtccccaagtgggcatttgaaggcatagacgacgttagtctcttttaaagcgttctgttttgtgtctggagagtttctcatgagtaggctggccgtttttctggttttatagtaaatcgtcagttgtatcctctgatttttgtctgtagggataacgtttctattaacaatatctttcaggaccctttcctccattttatgagctgtggaaaagaagttcctgtaaaatagtctaatagggggtataggtgttgtgttagttgtctcttcagaggttgcatggcttttcactttccttcttatgatgtcttcgacgaaaccattggagaagccgttattgactaggacctgccttaccctacagagttcttcgtcgacttgcttccattctgagctgtggctgagagcacggtcgacatatgcgttaacaac carries:
- the LOC138373463 gene encoding uncharacterized protein, translated to MPGDHGLDHFFREEARGQATGEEASDKSVQVTLTSPLGIDRTRLDSGILTENDTEVCKELKKISPETFTKISPESFTKISPERFTKISPELYKDTSGELHKDISGELYKDISGELYKDISGELHKDISGELHKGISGEPYKDISGELYKYISRELYKDISGELYKDISGELYKDISGELYKDISTELYKVISGELYKDISGKVYKDISGELYKDISTKLYKNISGELYNKERKIVYKRNTIETGVER